One region of Rhodophyticola sp. CCM32 genomic DNA includes:
- a CDS encoding ABC transporter ATP-binding protein has translation MPDGGLASVLDVKDLKTVFRTRRGEIHAVNDVSFHLEPGELLGVVGESGSGKSVTMMSLIGLLPTPPAEVRNGRVMFEGQDLLTCTEKQLRAVRGARIGFVFQDPMTSLNPVFNVGYQITEPLRKHMGLNKSQARSRAVELLELVGIPDAARRLADYPHQFSGGMRQRVMIAIALACDPKVLIADEPTTALDVTIQAQILELVKELRQKLGMAIVWITHDLGVIAGIADRVMVMYGGQVVEQGPVRELFANPQHPYTRMLLETVPSVTGDRAERLQVIEGQPPMLAAQPNSCPFHARCPLAFDRCLKQNPWRTPVGPDHDAACFWDVDTGRPRDV, from the coding sequence ATGCCCGATGGGGGTCTGGCTTCTGTCCTTGATGTCAAGGACCTCAAAACTGTATTCCGAACCCGGCGCGGTGAAATCCACGCGGTGAATGATGTGAGCTTTCACCTCGAACCGGGGGAGCTTCTGGGCGTGGTGGGCGAAAGCGGATCGGGCAAATCGGTGACGATGATGTCGCTGATCGGCCTGCTGCCGACACCTCCTGCCGAGGTTCGTAACGGCCGGGTGATGTTTGAAGGCCAGGATCTTCTGACATGTACCGAGAAACAGCTGCGCGCCGTTCGCGGGGCCCGGATCGGTTTCGTGTTTCAGGACCCGATGACATCGCTGAACCCGGTGTTCAATGTCGGCTACCAGATAACCGAACCCCTTAGAAAACATATGGGGCTGAATAAATCCCAGGCCCGAAGCCGCGCGGTCGAATTGCTGGAACTGGTGGGCATTCCCGATGCGGCCCGGCGACTGGCCGATTATCCGCATCAGTTTTCCGGCGGTATGCGCCAGCGGGTGATGATTGCGATCGCCCTGGCCTGCGACCCCAAGGTTCTGATCGCCGATGAACCCACAACCGCGCTTGACGTCACGATCCAGGCGCAGATTCTGGAACTGGTCAAGGAACTGCGCCAGAAGCTTGGCATGGCGATTGTCTGGATCACCCATGATCTGGGCGTGATCGCCGGGATCGCCGATCGGGTGATGGTGATGTATGGCGGTCAGGTCGTGGAACAGGGACCGGTGCGGGAGCTGTTCGCAAACCCGCAGCACCCTTATACAAGAATGCTTCTGGAAACCGTGCCCTCGGTCACCGGAGACCGGGCTGAACGGTTGCAGGTCATCGAGGGCCAGCCGCCGATGCTGGCCGCGCAGCCAAACAGCTGCCCGTTTCACGCGCGATGCCCGCTGGCCTTTGATCGTTGCCTGAAACAGAACCCATGGCGCACCCCTGTCGGCCCCGATCATGACGCGGCCTGTTTCTGGGATGTGGATACAGGCAGGCCCCGCGATGTTTGA
- a CDS encoding M20 aminoacylase family protein, with product MPVKNRLAELHDEITAWRREIHANPELQYDLPKTTALVEAQLKAFGCDEVVTGIGRSGIVGVIRGKSDTAGRCVGLRADMDALPMSEETGLDYASGTEGKMHACGHDGHTAMLLGAAKYLTETRNFDGTVCVIFQPAEEGGAGGKAMVDDGMMDRFGIREVYGMHNEPGLPVGEFGVSPGPIMAAADEFEVQIVGKGGHAAQPHNCIDPAPAACASVMALQTVASRNVDPLKQVVVSVCTIKTSSGAYNVIPASVLLRGTVRTLDESIRDMAETRVVEILQSTASAYGCTADITYERGYPVTVNHEENARIAAGIAESIAGEGRVHYGRPPRMGAEDFSYMLLARPGAFINVGNGDSAKVHHPEYNFNDEAIPYGCSFFAELVERRMPAA from the coding sequence ATGCCGGTCAAGAACCGACTTGCAGAACTGCACGATGAAATCACCGCCTGGCGTCGTGAGATACATGCCAACCCCGAATTGCAATATGATCTGCCGAAGACCACCGCCCTGGTCGAGGCGCAACTGAAGGCTTTTGGCTGTGACGAGGTGGTCACCGGCATTGGCAGATCGGGCATTGTCGGTGTGATCCGGGGCAAAAGTGACACTGCCGGGCGCTGTGTGGGCCTGCGTGCCGATATGGATGCGCTGCCGATGAGCGAGGAAACCGGGCTGGATTATGCCTCGGGCACCGAAGGCAAGATGCATGCCTGCGGCCATGACGGGCATACGGCGATGTTGCTGGGGGCCGCGAAATACCTGACAGAGACGCGGAATTTTGATGGTACGGTCTGTGTCATTTTCCAGCCTGCCGAAGAAGGCGGCGCGGGTGGCAAGGCGATGGTCGATGACGGGATGATGGACCGGTTCGGCATCAGGGAAGTCTATGGCATGCATAATGAACCGGGTCTGCCCGTGGGCGAGTTCGGCGTTTCTCCCGGGCCGATCATGGCGGCGGCGGATGAGTTCGAGGTGCAGATCGTGGGCAAGGGCGGCCATGCGGCCCAGCCCCATAACTGCATTGATCCGGCGCCTGCGGCCTGTGCCTCGGTGATGGCGCTGCAAACCGTGGCCAGCCGCAATGTCGATCCGCTGAAACAGGTCGTGGTTTCGGTCTGCACCATCAAGACAAGTTCCGGGGCGTATAATGTGATCCCCGCTTCGGTTCTGTTGCGCGGGACGGTGCGGACCCTGGATGAAAGCATTCGCGATATGGCCGAAACCCGGGTGGTCGAGATCCTGCAGTCCACCGCATCGGCTTATGGCTGCACTGCGGATATCACCTATGAACGGGGCTATCCCGTCACCGTGAACCACGAGGAAAACGCCCGGATCGCCGCCGGGATTGCCGAGAGTATCGCCGGGGAGGGGCGGGTCCATTACGGGCGCCCGCCGCGTATGGGGGCCGAGGATTTCAGCTATATGCTGCTGGCCCGCCCGGGGGCATTCATCAATGTCGGTAATGGTGACAGCGCCAAGGTGCATCACCCGGAATACAACTTCAACGACGAGGCGATCCCCTACGGGTGCAGTTTCTTTGCGGAACTGGTTGAACGCCGGATGCCCGCTGCCTGA
- a CDS encoding ABC transporter ATP-binding protein — MFDASANRKLVEIDGLKMYFPIHSGLLRRHTGDVKAVDGVSFDIFEGETLGLVGESGCGKSTCGRAILRLYEPTDGSIVIDGEEIADAGYDKLRRMRPTMQMVFQDPQASLNPRMTVAAIIGEPLSEHSGKSKADQLERIYELMDAVGLNRDFANRYPHEFSGGQRQRIGIARALALNPKFIVCDEPIAALDVSIQAQVVNLLEDLQKQLGLTYLFISHDLSMVRHIADRVAVMYLGKVVELAPREGLYADPMHPYTKALLSAVPEPDPVAHDTANRTILQGDVPSPANPPQGCNFCTRCPSATDICHRIDPEFREVQPGRYAACHLLNDTKTTADQTAAPEAQE, encoded by the coding sequence ATGTTTGATGCCAGCGCCAACAGGAAGCTTGTCGAGATCGACGGACTGAAAATGTATTTCCCGATCCATTCGGGATTGCTGCGCCGCCACACGGGCGATGTGAAAGCCGTCGATGGCGTGAGTTTCGACATTTTCGAGGGGGAAACCCTGGGTCTGGTCGGCGAATCGGGTTGCGGGAAATCCACCTGTGGCCGGGCCATCCTGCGATTGTATGAACCGACGGACGGCTCGATTGTCATCGACGGGGAAGAGATTGCCGATGCGGGGTATGATAAACTGCGCCGGATGCGGCCCACCATGCAGATGGTGTTTCAGGACCCTCAGGCCAGTCTCAACCCGCGGATGACCGTGGCCGCGATCATCGGCGAACCGTTAAGCGAACATTCCGGCAAATCCAAAGCCGATCAGCTGGAACGGATTTACGAGTTGATGGATGCGGTCGGTCTGAACCGTGATTTTGCCAATCGCTATCCGCATGAGTTTTCAGGCGGCCAGCGCCAGCGCATCGGCATCGCCCGGGCCCTTGCGCTCAACCCGAAATTCATCGTCTGTGACGAACCGATTGCGGCGCTGGACGTGTCGATCCAGGCGCAGGTTGTCAATCTTCTGGAAGATTTGCAGAAACAACTGGGCCTGACCTATCTGTTCATCTCTCACGATCTTTCCATGGTGCGCCATATCGCAGACCGGGTGGCGGTGATGTATCTGGGCAAAGTGGTTGAACTGGCCCCCCGTGAGGGCCTGTATGCAGACCCAATGCACCCCTATACCAAAGCGCTGCTTTCCGCCGTGCCGGAGCCTGACCCGGTTGCCCATGACACGGCCAACCGTACCATTCTGCAAGGTGATGTTCCCAGTCCGGCGAACCCGCCGCAGGGCTGCAATTTCTGCACCCGCTGCCCGTCAGCCACAGATATCTGCCACAGGATCGACCCCGAATTTCGTGAGGTGCAGCCCGGCCGCTATGCGGCCTGCCACCTTCTCAATGACACCAAGACGACCGCTGATCAAACAGCGGCGCCCGAGGCACAAGAATGA
- a CDS encoding LysE family translocator — translation MSIEMYLAYLATVAVFFASPPGPSQLLMISSSMRHGPRRCGWTIAGDLSANSLQMLAAGFGLATLIATTDRALDVIKWAGVAYLVWMGIRTFRAAPTPPGQAAALTSARQLYFQGFFTSASNPKAIFFFAALFPQFITPETAIWPQLLILGATYLVVDGVILFIYGATAAQLFAGLASRGRLLNRLSGSAMIGAAGLLALRDAHAR, via the coding sequence ATGAGCATTGAGATGTATCTTGCCTATCTGGCGACGGTGGCGGTGTTCTTTGCGTCGCCTCCGGGGCCCAGCCAGTTGCTGATGATCTCCAGTTCCATGCGCCATGGTCCGCGCCGCTGCGGCTGGACAATCGCCGGTGATCTTTCTGCAAATTCCCTGCAAATGCTGGCCGCCGGTTTTGGCCTGGCCACGCTGATTGCTACCACCGACCGGGCATTGGATGTGATCAAATGGGCCGGTGTCGCCTATCTGGTCTGGATGGGCATCCGCACGTTCCGCGCCGCCCCCACCCCGCCCGGTCAGGCCGCCGCGCTGACCTCTGCCCGACAGCTTTATTTTCAGGGGTTCTTCACCTCTGCCTCGAACCCCAAGGCGATCTTCTTCTTTGCCGCGCTTTTCCCGCAATTCATCACACCCGAGACCGCGATCTGGCCCCAGCTTCTGATCCTGGGTGCGACCTATCTGGTTGTCGATGGTGTGATCCTGTTCATCTACGGCGCAACCGCCGCCCAGCTGTTCGCCGGGCTGGCCAGCCGCGGCCGCCTTCTCAACCGTCTTTCGGGCAGCGCAATGATTGGCGCCGCAGGCCTTCTGGCCCTGCGCGACGCACACGCGCGATGA
- a CDS encoding peptide ABC transporter substrate-binding protein, whose amino-acid sequence MNSKTLLLGAAAAFALSPMAAMAERGASGHLNIIYWQAPSTLNPYLSGGTKEVESASLVLESFARFDDTGTMVPWLASEIPTVENGGVSEDLTQITWTIADGITWSDGTPLTAADAVFTWEYCTHPEGGCAQVSYFDGVESVVAVDDMTVQVNFSAPKPFPYTAFVGAESPLIQAAQFAECLGARAPECTDANFGPIGTGPFVVTDFRPNDVIEFAANENFRFADRPHFGTVTFKGGGDAAAAARSVLETAEFDYAWNLQIDPTILAEMEAQGNGTVVTAFGTSVERIHVNQTNPDPALGDLRSTLAGGAHPFLTDPVIGQAMSMAIDRALLVEVGYGAGGQPTCNVLPAPELYASTANDACLVQDIAGANALLDEAGYMDTDGDGIREANGMPISMLYQTSTNAVRQDTQALVKQWWSEIGIDAELRNVDASVFFGGDPASPDTFQKFYADLEMYTNNFSGVDPEAYMASWLCTDIPSPDSQWQGSNIQRFCSEDYDALVGEMAVTADLDERGRLAREMNDMIIQSYSIIPLIHRGGVSAHANTLEGIRMSDWDSELWNIMDWHRAE is encoded by the coding sequence ATGAACTCGAAGACATTATTACTAGGGGCAGCGGCCGCGTTTGCACTGTCCCCCATGGCCGCGATGGCGGAACGTGGCGCGTCCGGCCATCTCAACATCATCTACTGGCAGGCCCCGTCGACGCTGAACCCGTATCTGTCGGGCGGCACGAAGGAAGTTGAATCCGCATCGCTGGTGCTTGAATCCTTCGCGCGTTTTGACGACACGGGCACCATGGTGCCCTGGCTGGCCAGTGAGATTCCGACGGTTGAAAACGGCGGTGTGTCCGAGGATCTGACCCAGATCACCTGGACAATTGCCGATGGCATCACCTGGTCCGATGGCACGCCCCTGACCGCGGCAGATGCCGTGTTCACCTGGGAATACTGCACCCATCCCGAAGGCGGCTGCGCGCAGGTGTCCTATTTCGACGGTGTGGAAAGTGTCGTGGCCGTGGATGACATGACCGTTCAGGTCAATTTCTCGGCGCCCAAACCGTTCCCGTATACAGCCTTTGTGGGTGCGGAATCGCCGCTTATCCAGGCCGCGCAATTCGCCGAGTGCCTGGGCGCCCGTGCGCCGGAATGCACCGATGCCAATTTTGGCCCGATCGGCACAGGCCCGTTTGTGGTCACCGATTTCCGGCCCAATGACGTGATCGAATTCGCGGCAAACGAGAACTTCCGTTTTGCCGATCGTCCGCATTTCGGCACCGTGACCTTCAAAGGCGGCGGTGACGCGGCGGCGGCGGCCCGTTCGGTTCTGGAAACCGCCGAGTTCGACTATGCTTGGAACCTGCAGATCGACCCGACGATTCTGGCCGAGATGGAAGCCCAGGGCAACGGCACGGTTGTGACCGCGTTCGGCACAAGTGTTGAACGTATCCATGTCAACCAGACCAATCCCGATCCGGCGCTTGGCGACCTGCGTTCGACCCTTGCGGGCGGCGCGCATCCGTTCCTGACCGATCCGGTGATCGGCCAGGCCATGTCGATGGCGATTGACCGGGCGCTGCTGGTTGAGGTTGGTTATGGGGCCGGTGGTCAGCCCACCTGCAACGTTCTGCCCGCGCCTGAGCTTTATGCATCCACCGCCAATGATGCCTGCCTTGTGCAGGATATTGCCGGGGCCAATGCGCTTCTGGACGAAGCCGGCTATATGGACACCGATGGTGATGGCATCCGCGAAGCCAATGGCATGCCGATCAGCATGCTCTACCAGACTTCCACCAACGCCGTCCGTCAGGACACCCAGGCGCTGGTAAAACAGTGGTGGAGCGAGATCGGCATCGACGCCGAGCTGCGCAATGTCGACGCATCGGTCTTCTTCGGTGGTGACCCGGCCAGCCCGGACACGTTCCAGAAGTTCTATGCAGACCTTGAGATGTACACCAACAACTTCTCCGGTGTGGACCCCGAGGCCTATATGGCCAGCTGGCTTTGCACGGATATCCCCAGCCCTGACAGCCAGTGGCAGGGGTCCAACATCCAGCGCTTCTGCTCGGAAGACTATGACGCGCTTGTGGGCGAGATGGCCGTTACAGCCGATCTGGACGAACGTGGCCGCCTCGCACGTGAGATGAACGACATGATCATTCAGTCCTACTCGATCATCCCGCTGATCCACCGGGGCGGCGTGTCGGCCCATGCCAACACCCTGGAAGGCATCCGCATGTCCGACTGGGACAGCGAATTGTGGAACATCATGGATTGGCATCGCGCCGAGTAA
- the argE gene encoding acetylornithine deacetylase has translation MSTALSARDLLEKLVSFPTVSRDSNLELVDWVEGYLNDLGVTCNRDYNIEGTKASLYAHIGPEVEGGVILSGHTDVVPVDGQAWDTDPFQVVEKDGKLYGRGTCDMKGFDALALSMVAPALERGLRRPLQICLSRDEEIGCAGAPPMIAAMQAHMPKAALAIIGEPTSMRTVTGHKGGSGFDMHIRGFEVHSSLHYRGVSAIMEGIKLIDWANRMNAENKAKADPDSPFDPPYTTIHVGMIEGGTAHNITAKDCTYVMSFRCLPTEDPKDWADRYLTEVRALEAEMQKTQPDCFIRADPKWDVPGLRPEQDGAAEQMVRLLTGDNATHAVSFGTEAGQFQAGGYSAVVCGPGNIEQAHQPNEFITIDQFQQGERFMARLLDNLTEE, from the coding sequence ATGTCTACCGCCCTCTCTGCGCGAGACCTACTTGAAAAGCTTGTATCTTTTCCAACGGTCAGCCGGGATTCAAATCTGGAACTTGTCGATTGGGTGGAGGGATATCTGAACGATTTGGGGGTCACCTGTAACCGCGATTACAACATCGAAGGCACCAAAGCCTCCCTATACGCCCATATCGGTCCCGAGGTTGAGGGGGGTGTGATTTTATCAGGTCATACGGATGTTGTTCCGGTTGATGGTCAGGCCTGGGACACCGATCCGTTCCAAGTGGTGGAGAAAGACGGCAAGCTTTACGGGCGCGGCACCTGCGACATGAAAGGGTTTGATGCGCTGGCGCTGAGCATGGTTGCACCGGCTTTGGAACGGGGTCTGCGCCGGCCGCTGCAAATCTGTCTCAGCCGGGATGAGGAAATCGGCTGTGCCGGGGCGCCGCCGATGATTGCCGCGATGCAGGCCCACATGCCGAAAGCCGCGCTTGCAATCATCGGGGAGCCAACCAGCATGCGCACTGTGACCGGCCATAAGGGCGGCTCCGGCTTTGACATGCATATTCGCGGCTTCGAGGTGCATTCCTCACTGCATTACCGGGGTGTGTCCGCGATCATGGAAGGGATCAAGCTTATCGACTGGGCCAACCGGATGAACGCTGAAAACAAGGCCAAGGCCGACCCTGACAGCCCGTTTGATCCGCCTTACACGACCATCCATGTCGGCATGATCGAGGGCGGAACCGCCCATAACATCACCGCCAAGGATTGTACCTATGTGATGTCGTTCCGATGCCTTCCGACAGAAGATCCGAAGGATTGGGCCGATCGGTATCTGACGGAAGTGCGGGCGCTTGAGGCCGAGATGCAAAAAACCCAGCCGGACTGCTTTATCCGCGCCGATCCGAAATGGGACGTCCCGGGCCTGCGCCCCGAACAGGATGGGGCGGCTGAACAGATGGTGCGCCTGCTGACCGGCGATAATGCGACCCATGCGGTCAGTTTCGGCACCGAGGCCGGGCAGTTTCAGGCCGGTGGCTACTCGGCGGTGGTCTGCGGCCCCGGCAATATCGAACAGGCCCATCAGCCAAATGAGTTCATAACCATTGACCAGTTCCAGCAGGGGGAGCGTTTCATGGCGCGTCTGCTGGATAATCTGACAGAGGAGTGA
- a CDS encoding M20 aminoacylase family protein, with protein MPIKNRFAELLPEITEWRRDMHENPELMYEVHRTAGLVADRLRAFGCDEVVEGIGRTGVVGVIKGKANGSGRVVGLRADMDALPIHEQTGLDYASKTPGKMHACGHDGHTAMLLGAAKYMAETRNFDGTLVLIFQPAEEGGAGAKAMIDDGLMDRWGIDEVYGVHNGPGIPVGEIMTCPGPLQASSDEFEIIVTGKGGHAAEPHKAVDTTLAAAQIVVTLHTIVSRNIDPLGRVVLTVGVFETDSNASNIIPDKARMEGTVRCLEPEARALAEERVRRVAEDTAAAFGAKAEVIWTPGYPVTVNDATSVEYAAEAARAVGMKVDATANPIMPSEDFSYMLEERPGAYLFLGNGDSAQCHHPEYNFNDEAIPYGCSFFAELVERRMPAA; from the coding sequence ATGCCGATCAAGAATCGTTTCGCGGAATTGCTGCCGGAAATCACCGAGTGGCGGCGGGATATGCATGAAAACCCCGAACTGATGTATGAGGTCCACCGCACTGCCGGGCTGGTGGCGGACAGGTTGCGCGCCTTCGGCTGCGACGAGGTGGTCGAAGGCATCGGGCGCACCGGTGTTGTCGGTGTCATCAAGGGCAAGGCCAATGGCTCGGGCCGGGTGGTCGGGCTGCGCGCCGATATGGACGCTTTGCCGATCCATGAACAGACCGGGCTGGATTATGCCTCGAAAACCCCCGGCAAGATGCATGCCTGCGGCCATGACGGGCATACGGCGATGCTGCTGGGGGCCGCGAAATACATGGCCGAGACGCGGAATTTCGATGGCACCCTGGTGCTGATCTTCCAACCGGCAGAGGAAGGCGGGGCCGGGGCGAAGGCGATGATTGATGACGGGCTGATGGACCGCTGGGGTATTGATGAGGTTTACGGCGTCCATAACGGGCCGGGCATTCCGGTGGGGGAGATCATGACCTGCCCGGGGCCGCTTCAGGCCTCCTCGGACGAGTTCGAGATCATCGTCACGGGCAAGGGCGGCCATGCTGCCGAGCCGCATAAAGCGGTCGATACCACCCTGGCCGCGGCGCAGATTGTGGTGACGCTCCATACAATCGTATCACGCAATATCGACCCGCTGGGCCGTGTTGTGCTGACCGTGGGCGTGTTTGAGACCGATTCGAACGCCTCGAACATCATCCCCGACAAGGCGCGGATGGAAGGGACAGTGCGGTGCCTGGAACCGGAGGCGCGGGCGCTGGCCGAAGAACGTGTGCGCCGTGTGGCCGAAGATACCGCCGCCGCCTTCGGTGCAAAGGCCGAGGTGATCTGGACGCCCGGATATCCGGTCACGGTGAATGATGCGACATCGGTGGAATATGCCGCCGAGGCCGCGCGCGCCGTTGGCATGAAAGTCGACGCCACCGCGAACCCGATCATGCCATCCGAAGATTTTTCCTATATGCTGGAAGAACGCCCCGGTGCCTATCTGTTCCTTGGCAATGGCGACAGCGCCCAATGCCATCACCCGGAATACAATTTCAACGATGAAGCGATCCCCTACGGGTGCAGCTTCTTTGCCGAATTGGTCGAACGCCGGATGCCGGCGGCCTGA
- a CDS encoding M20 aminoacylase family protein, producing the protein MPVKNRFAELLPEITEWRRDIHENPEILFETHRTSALVEEKLKAFGCDEVVTGLGRTGVVGLIKGKTNKSGKTIGLRADMDALPILEDTGLDYASKTPGAMHACGHDGHTAMLLGAAKYLAETRNFDGTVAVIFQPAEEGGGGGKEMVDDGMMEQFRIDEVYGMHNWPGKPVGSFAIRPGAFFAAADQFDIYLTGKGGHAAKPNETVDTTVMGAHVVLALQSIVSRNLDPVKQLVVSVTAFETGSLAHNVIPETVHLRGTVRTMDPDVQDMAEARLKEIAEGTAAMLGGRAEVDYRRGYPVMVNSEEQTAFAAEVAASVSGGCDDAPQVMGGEDFAFMLNARPGAYILVGNGDTADVHHPKYNFNDEAIPAGCSWWAEIVEKRMPAA; encoded by the coding sequence ATGCCCGTGAAGAACCGTTTTGCCGAATTGCTGCCCGAGATCACCGAATGGCGCCGCGATATACATGAAAACCCCGAAATCCTGTTCGAGACACACAGGACCTCGGCCCTGGTCGAGGAAAAGCTGAAAGCCTTTGGCTGTGACGAGGTGGTGACCGGGTTGGGCCGCACCGGTGTGGTGGGGCTGATCAAGGGGAAAACCAACAAATCCGGCAAAACCATCGGCTTGCGCGCCGATATGGATGCGCTGCCGATCCTTGAGGATACGGGGCTGGACTATGCCTCCAAAACCCCGGGTGCGATGCATGCCTGCGGCCATGACGGGCATACGGCGATGTTGCTGGGGGCGGCGAAATATCTGGCGGAGACGCGGAATTTCGACGGCACCGTTGCGGTGATTTTCCAACCCGCCGAAGAAGGCGGCGGTGGCGGCAAGGAAATGGTCGATGACGGGATGATGGAGCAGTTCAGGATCGACGAGGTATACGGAATGCACAACTGGCCGGGCAAACCGGTAGGGTCTTTCGCGATCCGCCCGGGCGCGTTTTTTGCTGCCGCTGACCAGTTCGATATCTATCTGACGGGCAAGGGCGGCCATGCGGCCAAACCCAATGAAACCGTGGACACCACGGTTATGGGCGCCCATGTGGTGCTGGCCCTGCAATCCATTGTCAGCCGCAATCTGGACCCGGTCAAACAGCTTGTCGTGTCCGTCACCGCGTTCGAGACCGGATCGCTGGCGCATAATGTGATCCCCGAAACCGTGCATCTGCGCGGCACCGTGCGGACCATGGACCCGGACGTTCAGGATATGGCCGAGGCACGGCTGAAAGAGATTGCCGAAGGCACAGCGGCGATGCTGGGTGGCCGGGCCGAGGTTGATTACCGGCGCGGCTATCCGGTGATGGTAAATTCCGAGGAACAGACAGCCTTCGCCGCCGAGGTCGCCGCTTCGGTTTCGGGCGGTTGCGATGATGCACCGCAGGTCATGGGGGGCGAGGATTTCGCCTTCATGCTGAACGCGCGCCCCGGGGCCTATATTCTGGTCGGCAATGGAGACACGGCGGATGTTCACCACCCGAAATACAACTTCAATGACGAAGCGATCCCGGCGGGCTGTTCCTGGTGGGCGGAAATTGTCGAGAAACGGATGCCCGCAGCATAG
- the ychF gene encoding redox-regulated ATPase YchF gives MGFKMGIVGLPNVGKSTLFNALTRTAAAQAANFPFCTIEPNVGDVAVPDTRLDQLAAIAGSKQIIPTRITFVDIAGLVKGASKGEGLGNQFLANIREVDAIAHVLRCFEDGDVTHVEGRIDPIADAETIETELMLADLESIEKRLQNITRKVRGGDKDAVQQERLMKAALEMLEAGKPARMVDVDTEDAKAWAALQLLTTKPILYVCNVEEDAAAEGNAQSAKVAAMAVEQGAAHVVISAQIEEEISQLDMEEAQMFLSEMGLEEAGLDRLIRAGYALLDLETYFTVGPKEARAWTITAGTSAPRAAGVIHGDFEKGFIRAETIAFEDFVTLGGEQPAKDAGKMRAEGKGYTVKDGDVLHFLFNT, from the coding sequence ATGGGATTTAAAATGGGCATTGTCGGGTTGCCGAATGTGGGCAAATCCACGCTGTTTAATGCGCTGACCCGGACAGCGGCGGCGCAGGCAGCGAATTTCCCGTTCTGCACGATCGAACCGAATGTGGGGGATGTGGCCGTACCCGATACGCGGCTTGACCAGCTGGCGGCGATTGCAGGGTCAAAACAGATCATCCCGACGCGGATCACCTTCGTGGATATCGCGGGTCTCGTGAAAGGCGCCAGCAAGGGGGAAGGTCTGGGCAACCAGTTCCTTGCCAATATCCGCGAGGTTGACGCCATCGCCCATGTACTGCGCTGTTTTGAAGATGGCGACGTGACCCATGTGGAGGGCCGGATCGACCCGATTGCGGATGCCGAGACCATTGAAACCGAACTGATGCTGGCCGATCTGGAAAGCATCGAAAAGCGCTTGCAGAACATCACCCGCAAAGTGCGCGGCGGTGACAAGGACGCGGTGCAGCAGGAACGCCTGATGAAGGCGGCGCTGGAGATGCTGGAGGCGGGCAAACCGGCCCGCATGGTGGATGTGGATACCGAAGACGCCAAAGCCTGGGCCGCGTTGCAATTGCTGACCACAAAGCCGATCCTCTATGTCTGCAATGTGGAGGAGGACGCCGCGGCAGAGGGCAATGCCCAATCGGCCAAAGTGGCCGCGATGGCGGTAGAACAAGGGGCGGCCCATGTGGTGATTTCCGCGCAGATCGAGGAGGAGATCAGCCAGCTCGACATGGAGGAAGCCCAGATGTTCCTAAGCGAAATGGGGCTTGAGGAGGCCGGGCTGGACCGGTTGATCCGCGCCGGTTATGCGCTGCTGGACCTGGAAACCTATTTCACTGTCGGCCCGAAAGAGGCCCGCGCCTGGACGATCACGGCGGGCACTTCGGCCCCCAGGGCCGCCGGGGTCATCCATGGCGATTTCGAGAAAGGCTTCATCCGCGCCGAAACCATCGCCTTTGAGGATTTCGTGACCCTTGGCGGGGAACAACCGGCCAAGGATGCGGGCAAAATGCGGGCGGAAGGCAAAGGCTATACCGTCAAAGACGGAGATGTACTGCATTTCCTGTTCAACACCTGA